Below is a genomic region from Brassica oleracea var. oleracea cultivar TO1000 chromosome C9, BOL, whole genome shotgun sequence.
GCGATTTTAGCTTAGATGGCAGAGAACAATCGTGCTGATAACGTGTTGTAAAAGAATTTGAATTCTATATATTTCATTAATGAATAAGACATCCCTTATATAAGATTTACAAGATAGAGATAAAAGAAAAGAGTACAAATCCTAATCCAACTAGATTTAGGATAACTGTTAAATACATAAATGGAAAGATTACATATACAAGGAAAAAGAAATAGAGTTTCCTTTTCTCTAAAGCTTGTGGCCGTTTCTCTCTCTCCTCTAAGGCTTGCGGCCGCCTCTCTCTCCTCTCTCTATGGTTTCGGCTATGTCTCTGTCTTCTAGGGTTTGGACTGGTTATGGACCGGGCCGGTTATGGACATTCATCACTTGATTTATAACAAGAGTGAATATATGTATTTTTATTAAAGAGAGTGAGTTTTCACACCAATTTACACTGTTTTATCAGACAAAACCAGATGTTTCAGTCATAATTGTATAACATATGAACATTGGACACAAAATCAAAAGTCTCCTCTGCTATTTTGTCAACTGTTTTATTTCTTCCTCCTGAATAATAACTGACCTCAAGACTCTGAATCTGTGACAAATATTGGCAGATCACGTCTATTGTAGGCTGCAACATTGGCCAAACTTCTTTTCAGTGCCGGCTCTTACCCAAGGTAACATGGACATTTGCCATGGATCCATAATTTTTTTTTTTTTGTTGTTTTAAAGGTTTATTTCAATATGTTAAATTATAAAAAAAAATATAATTAAGTAAACCTAATTTACTTATTAAAAACCAAAACAATAAGAAATATGTACTCTTACCATTAGTTTTGAGATATATTTTTCTTTATGTTTCAGATCTTAGAGCTCTAGTTAAAGAAATGTAATGAAGAAAAAATATAGAAAATATTTGTAAGAATGTTTATATTCCGTGATTTGCTAAAGCCTATTATATTGGTCAAGACGGCACTGCTTCTTCTACTCCATTTATCATCTTGACTAGGGTCAGAGAGTCAGATTCAAATATAATATTCTTGTAACCAAAGCCTGCCAAAGTTTCTGCAGCCCATTTTAGCGCTTTTATTTCTGTAATAATGGTTGAAGTCGATCTTGTCACAGCTCTTGCCCCTGTACATAATACATGACCTTTCTCGTCTCTGCAAATCCACCCTAGCCTGCTATTCTCTTTGTTCTTATCCAGGTTCCACTGCTCTTGTATTTCAACCAATTCTTGGAAGGTGGATTCCAAGAGCAACCCTGGCTTGGCCATGGAGGAGAGCGGGAGCTATCAGTTCCTCCCGGAGTAACCTGGATACGGTGGTGATAATGGAAGGATCCGGAGTTGCGCCCAACAACTTGGCTGTGTGTCCGATGAGTTAAAACTACCAAGCCTTATGGTTGTACCGATTTTGGTTGAATCCTGATTTTAAGTTCATTGTAATGATGCCCCATTGGGAATATAATAAAAATAGTTAATTAAAAAAATACATATTTTCAAAAGTAAAAAAAAGAAAGAGCAACTCCGGTTTGTAAAAATGGGACTTACTTTTTAGTTTTATTGATTTTTTCTACGGTTTGATTTTTCACTTAACTGAAAGATAAGTTAAAAGAAAATAAAAAATGGAATATTTACGTTAAAAGCTACGTCCAGTCATGTACTAGTATGTTATTATTAGTAGGCTGAACCAATTGAAACTGGTCCAACCTTTCCTGACAAAAGAAATAAAATGGTCCAGTCAATAATTAACTAAATTTAATGAATCCAACCATCATCATCACAATGATTCATGTGCTTTGGTTTTCAATTGTTTCTACTTTCTAGTGTAGTCACATAAGTATTGAACAATAATAATACTCTTTTACCAACCAGCCATTATTATTATTTTTTTGTGATTGGTTGTCTAATTTGGAAAATAAAGTTTATTAACAACCAACCAAAAAGACAAGAACTAGAAGTAACAACATAAACAGCCAGTTTGAAGAACAGTGAGAGATTTATCATGTAAAATTCTTTCCATCACGTATAACTAATGAAAAATATAAAATAAATGATGTTAACCATTTTTTGTAGTGAATAACAAAGTTAGAAAAGCTAACGAAGAAAGGTCACTCACTAGAAAACTATACCATTGAAACCAGGTCCGCATACCTGATCATGTATTATGTGTTGACACTGATGTTATTATTGCTTAGATTTTTAACGATGCTAATAGTGGTTTGGAAAGAAACTAGAGTTTGCTTGAAAACATTACAAAACTATTGTGCGAATATCTATATTGCAAGTGGATACATTAGTCACCGGATTCGTGGCGCAATGGTAGCGCGTCTGACTCCAGATCAGAAGGTTGCGTGATCGATTAACGTCGGGTTCAAACCCCCGGTTCTATAGGATCTTTACTTTTTCATCTCCATCTCCATTTCGCTGTGCTTATGTCATCAAGATTCGTCCAAACGACCTCAAAATGGAGCGTTTCACTGTTCATGCCATTGTTCATGCCATTGTTCACTACGCTCATGCGAACATGCTTGACCATAGTTAGCCCGAGAAGTTAGAGATCTCTCGTACGGTAAAGTCATTGAACGCTCTTCTCTTCGCTTGCGTGGTAGCTAAGGATTACGAGGAAACGAAACGAGTTTACATAGAGATGCATAAGATCGAACTTGATGTCAAGAAGACAAAGAAGAGATGCATAAGATCGAACTTGATGTCAAGAAGACAAAGAAGTATGGAGGGTTCTGCTAGTTCGTCTTACTCCATTATTGCAGAGAGGAAGGGGATAGAGCCGACAAGGTTAGCTTTGGTCTGATGATTGCTGGTAAGCATGGAGAGTATGGAGAAGAACTGGGTTCCGAGTTTTGGAATCATGAAGTTGGTTGTTAATGGACTAGCTAAGGATTCAAAGGTTGAAGAGGCAAAAGAGCTCATTGCTCAAGTGAAAGAGGAGTTCACCAGAAATGTCGACTTGTGGAATGAAGTCGAAGCAGCGTTGCCTCACTCAATGAAAGATATATAATGGCTCCGACCATTACGAGATTGGTATTTTCAGTTACGTTTTTTTTTGCCTATCTTCAGGCTTGACAGCAATGAAATGATAACTCATTTTGGTTTTTTTTTTTCCAGATATAATTGAAGTTCATAAGTATCTTTGGTGGTATTGTTTTCTTGTGGGCATTGAAACTCTTTTAGCATGTCTTAATGGTTAACAATCAACCTATAGGCTATACGCCACATGTGTTTCTATCTGTTATGCTGATCATACGTATAAAATAAGTTTAATTTTACATGCTTACCACAAGGTATGCTGGCCTCTTCCAAATAAATGTAAACAGAGAAGACAAACCCTAAAAATACAAAAGTCAAATCCTATGGCCTATAGAGGTTTTTGATGACACATGTGATTCTCTTCTTTTGTAGTATATTCACAATTCACATCCCAAGCAAAAAGTATAATACAATTCTATCAATTATTCAAATCTAAACAAAAAATATGAGTGAGAAGTCAAGGCATAAAGAGATTTTCACTACCAAAATTTGTAAAAATCTTTATTTCTTGTACCTCTTTAAAGATTTATAAGCAAGAAACTTACTGATATGCAGAAACGAACAAATGATTGTATTTTTCAGTTTTCTTCTCCCTCCGGTCAAAAAAGTATAAAATTAATAAAAAAGAGATTGTTGTCTCCTCTCTATACATTGGCGAGATGACAAGTGTACCTTAGCTTCCGATGAGAGGCAAGAGCTTTCTGAAGAGCAACATCGACACTTGCATTCTCTCTGAACAACATATCATATAGCTGGCAAACAAACTCAGACACTTGCTCTTCTTCGTCTTCCCAAAGACCAGAGCACTTATTGTCGTCTCCGTTCATCTTCTCATGGTCACTATCTTCCCAGTCACTTGTCGCTGTCGGGGTCGGTGGTTCCATCTGTTCCCTTTCGGCTTCCTCTTCTTCTTCGTCTTCTTCTTCTCCAATCTCAAACTTACCGTTTTCTCCAATGTTGTATTCAAATGGGGAACCTTGAGATGTGATTAGAGGTGTCTCTTGCGGTTCGGTTGAAGGACCAATCACAGTTTTGGCACCAGAGTCTAAGAAGGCTTTAACTACAGCTTGTGTTGGTCCAAATGTTCCTGAGTAGAGTATTATCCTGTCTCTCCATGCTCCTACCTGTTTCACAGAATAGGCTTACAAGCATAAGCGTATGTACAATCTTTTCTTACAAACATAAAAACAGAATTACAAAAAAGGAAAAAAACATGAAAACAGAACATGTGGGCCTTCTTCTTATCAGCCTTTCTTATGCTCATCACTAACTTTTTGAGGTTCGAGATTTTGTAACCAGCAACCAAACTTGAATATAAGTTTACAGACACTATTTTTGAAGAAATAGCCTTTTTAGAAATGCAAGAATAAGAATATGTCAACATGAAACTAGCAGATAGCTTTTTTTTTGGTTGTTGTACAAAGGTCAGAGTGCCATTACCATCCAGCGAATGTCATCAGGAGTTAGGTGGGTCGAAGGGACGGTTCTGCGGAACATAAATGCTGCGATTTCTTGATCATCTTCCATCACCTTTTTAAATGAAATTAACAAGTAACATCACAAACAAAATAACTGCATACTAACATCACAGAGAAGTTAGAAATGAGAGCATATTCTTACTTGGGTTTGGCGTCCGATATAACGGTGGATGATATTCCCAACCTGGAAGCATTTCTTGATACGCACCAGATCCGAGATTGAGCAGATGTTGGAAAGAATTGATGCAGCCTTTCGGCGATTGCTTTGCATGACTGATAATATACTGAATTTGACGCTTTGGAGAAACTTATCCGCTAGATCTCCAGGTTCAGCAACCACAAATACATCATTTTGCCAACTAAATGAAACCAGGAAGCAAATGTGTCTATTAACTCCAAATCAACATTTTAGACCTGAGGGTTCTGTGGTGAAAACGGAGAAGTTTGAATGTTACCTTAGGATCGAACCATTAGAATCATTCTGAAGCGCGAGATGTATAATCCCCACTTGGGGTAAATTCTGTAGCTTTTCATGCATTTGACGTAATGGAAGATAGAGTTGTCTTTTTGGTGGAGGAGATGATGGAGGCGACAAAATGGTCTTTCCAGCATGACCTCCGTCCAAGCTAAGTGGTGGAACCATGTCAATCCTGTTAAACTTTTGTGGGCCATGATCAGGAGTGAAGAGAAGGGGGCTCGTTGGCAAGCTTCCGCTTATTAGAGGAGAGTTAAATGGTGTGGGGAATGCAGTTCCCGGAGATGGTTTCGGACCTCCAGGAGTAGCATGTAGTGAAGATAACTTTATTCCATTACTCGAACAAAATGACTCAAGTGCACGAGCGTGATGCTTAACTCTCCCTGAGTCAGGACTATGCTGAGCCTCCACAAGCAAAACATTGCGTCTCCATCCTAGAGAAGGACTGCTCTCTACTGTCATAAAAATGTTAAGTCACTAACTAAGCTAGTAGTTTGAGAAGGTTTTTATCAAGCGCATATAATTTGGAAATATATACCTCTTCTGTTTGGTTGCTTTCCATTCATAAACCGTGGTTTCAAATTCTCACACCACTTCTCATCGTTTAGGAAGGGGAGTGTTAATCTCTCACAGACGTTTTTAAGTACTTGGGAATTGCTTTGTATGTATTCATCAATTGCAGCTTCTAATTTTAGCCAAATCGCTGGATCAGTCTCATCCAACTCCATTCCACAACGATCATCAACTGCATAGATAAAACATATGTATTATGTACGTGGTTAACTAGATTCAAAACACTTCCACATTATAATAATTGGCATGGATTAAAATTTAAGTTTTCCTAGGTGTTCAAGAGGATATAATGTTATTGCACGTTGTAAGTGCTGCGCATTACCTGGGTTGAATCGAAAATATTGTATCTCTGGCAACATAGGAAGCAATGTGCTTAGAGCTTCTTCAACCCGTTCCACTGAGCAAGCACTCTCAATCAGTACTTGTCCAGTATCTAAGTAACGCCATCCACCTTTACGTACCTACAAGATAGTTAGATAAACATTGACAAAATTACTTAACATTATAAATATGATCAGCTTTTATTCGCCTTATGTATAAAGACGGCCAGCTTTTACTCGCCCTATGTATTTCAGTGGGTTTTATCTTATAAACAAAGACTTTTAACAATTTGACCATTTGTAATTGTCACTTGCAGCCACAAATCAATCAACTAAATTTCACAACTAAGAGAGAAAAAAACACGACTTACCCTTGTTGGTACAGAGCCAGAGCCAATCGAAACCAAGCAGTCAATTTTTGTGTCAGGCCATAGAAGTTGTGCTTCTCTAATGGCAAATATAGTAGGATTGTTTGCCACTATTGCACCATCTTGCCAGCGGTATGAATCTTAGGCGATTTGAAAAGCAAACAAAGATTATAAAAAATATCAGCGTAAAGCTTACTTTAAGTCTCAAGGATAAAACTAGAAAAGAAAAAGGTAGACTTGTACCGACTGAAAAATCATCAAGATAATACGGAGCAGCTGATGATGCGCGTATTGCTTGCCAAACCTGATGCTTACAACTTCCCATAAACGCACTTTGCTTGTAGTAGCCAGCTTGATCACTGGCAGTTGATGAAGTTAATGTACTGCCGCCTGAATGATCTGAAAATGCATATGACATTTCCGGAGTTCCAACAGAATACTGCAAACAGAAAACAGAGAGCATATGATACACAAGAGAAGTATAGAAAGGAGAATGTAAAGTGGTATACCCTTCCTAGCAAAATAACAGAGAATACGGAAATAACCAAAAATGATAAAGTGAAGTGTTGTACCTGGTAGTTCCGGAATATAAATGGTTGCGCAGGCATCACACTAACAAGAGTAGATACGACAAAAACTTTCGGAACATTCTTCACAGCTGATTCTATTAGTAAGTCCCCATCCTCATCAGCACACATTTCCTTTAACAGTCTCTCGAACTCGTCTGCGCTATGCTGCAAGACAGTATATTATAGAACCTGACTCCAAGTCATGTAGGAACCAACAAGAGCTATTCGATTTTCTACAAGCATATCTTTTTACAGTTTGAAGGAAATCCTACACTAATCCAAGACGCTAAA
It encodes:
- the LOC106318483 gene encoding phospholipase A I isoform X1; this encodes MSWGLGWKRSSESFRLSLSYGADDLNEDPIRSPSASPFGSPTSITSSACSSPSAVEDPELGFRIDLDWTAGDSEDQVALRLESQLMVALPAPNDTVVVEFNGEGEEVGVVMRVEKRREPLRAVTLMKAAGSGQQYDGVGVLTRLMRSDMMPAAIPAPAIDVASSCGEHWKTVTSLSLSGVGLLVMPVEVTELPLLEKLCLENNKLSVLPPEIGKLKNLKVLRVDNNMLISVPAELRQCVGLVELSLEHNKLIRPLLDFRAMAGLRILRLFGNPLEFLPEILPLHQLRQLSLVNVRIVSDENLRSVNVQIETENTSYFGASRHKLSAFSPLIFRSSSCHHPLLASTLVKIMQDEGNRSVIGKDENAVRQLISMITSDNRHVVEQACVALSSLARDVSVAMQLMKCDIMKPTETVLKSAAPDEVISVLQVVVTLAFVSDSVSQKMLTKDMLKSLKSLCAHKNPEVQRQALLAVGNLAFCLENRRILITSESLRALLMRLTVTPEPRVNKAAARALAILGENDILRRSIKGRQVPKQGLRILTMDGGGMKGLATVQILKEIEKGSGKRIHELFDLICGTSTGGMLAIALGVKLMTLEQCEEIYKNLGKLVFAEPVPKDNEAASWREKLDQLYKSSSQSFRVVIHGSKHSADEFERLLKEMCADEDGDLLIESAVKNVPKVFVVSTLVSVMPAQPFIFRNYQYSVGTPEMSYAFSDHSGGSTLTSSTASDQAGYYKQSAFMGSCKHQVWQAIRASSAAPYYLDDFSVDSYRWQDGAIVANNPTIFAIREAQLLWPDTKIDCLVSIGSGSVPTRVRKGGWRYLDTGQVLIESACSVERVEEALSTLLPMLPEIQYFRFNPVDDRCGMELDETDPAIWLKLEAAIDEYIQSNSQVLKNVCERLTLPFLNDEKWCENLKPRFMNGKQPNRRVESSPSLGWRRNVLLVEAQHSPDSGRVKHHARALESFCSSNGIKLSSLHATPGGPKPSPGTAFPTPFNSPLISGSLPTSPLLFTPDHGPQKFNRIDMVPPLSLDGGHAGKTILSPPSSPPPKRQLYLPLRQMHEKLQNLPQVGIIHLALQNDSNGSILSWQNDVFVVAEPGDLADKFLQSVKFSILSVMQSNRRKAASILSNICSISDLVRIKKCFQVGNIIHRYIGRQTQVMEDDQEIAAFMFRRTVPSTHLTPDDIRWMVGAWRDRIILYSGTFGPTQAVVKAFLDSGAKTVIGPSTEPQETPLITSQGSPFEYNIGENGKFEIGEEEDEEEEEAEREQMEPPTPTATSDWEDSDHEKMNGDDNKCSGLWEDEEEQVSEFVCQLYDMLFRENASVDVALQKALASHRKLRYTCHLANV
- the LOC106318483 gene encoding phospholipase A I isoform X2, producing MSWGLGWKRSSESFRLSLSYGADDLNEDPIRSPSASPFGSPTSITSSACSSPSAVEDPELGFRIDLDWTAGDSEDQVALRLESQLMVALPAPNDTVVVEFNGEGEEVGVVMRVEKRREPLRAVTLMKAAGSGQQYDGVGVLTRLMRSDMMPAAIPAPAIDVASSCGEHWKTVTSLSLSGVGLLVMPVEVTELPLLEKLCLENNKLSVLPPEIGKLKNLKVLRVDNNMLISVPAELRQCVGLVELSLEHNKLIRPLLDFRAMAGLRILRLFGNPLEFLPEILPLHQLRQLSLVNVRIVSDENLRSVNVQIETENTSYFGASRHKLSAFSPLIFRSSSCHHPLLASTLVKIMQDEGNRSVIGKDENAVRQLISMITSDNRHVVEQACVALSSLARDVSVAMQLMKCDIMKPTETVLKSAAPDEVISVLQVVVTLAFVSDSVSQKMLTKDMLKSLKSLCAHKNPEVQRQALLAVGNLAFCLENRRILITSESLRALLMRLTVTPEPRVNKAAARALAILGENDILRRSIKGRQVPKQGLRILTMDGGGMKGLATVQILKEIEKGSGKRIHELFDLICGTSTGGMLAIALGVKLMTLEQCEEIYKNLGKLVFAEPVPKDNEAASWREKLDQLYKSSSQSFRVVIHGSKHSADEFERLLKEMCADEDGDLLIESAVKNVPKVFVVSTLVSVMPAQPFIFRNYQYSVGTPEMSYAFSDHSGGSTLTSSTASDQAGYYKQSAFMGSCKHQVWQAIRASSAAPYYLDDFSVDSYRWQDGAIVANNPTIFAIREAQLLWPDTKIDCLVSIGSGSVPTRVRKGGWRYLDTGQVLIESACSVERVEEALSTLLPMLPEIQYFRFNPVDDRCGMELDETDPAIWLKLEAAIDEYIQSNSQVLKNVCERLTLPFLNDEKWCENLKPRFMNGKQPNRRESSPSLGWRRNVLLVEAQHSPDSGRVKHHARALESFCSSNGIKLSSLHATPGGPKPSPGTAFPTPFNSPLISGSLPTSPLLFTPDHGPQKFNRIDMVPPLSLDGGHAGKTILSPPSSPPPKRQLYLPLRQMHEKLQNLPQVGIIHLALQNDSNGSILSWQNDVFVVAEPGDLADKFLQSVKFSILSVMQSNRRKAASILSNICSISDLVRIKKCFQVGNIIHRYIGRQTQVMEDDQEIAAFMFRRTVPSTHLTPDDIRWMVGAWRDRIILYSGTFGPTQAVVKAFLDSGAKTVIGPSTEPQETPLITSQGSPFEYNIGENGKFEIGEEEDEEEEEAEREQMEPPTPTATSDWEDSDHEKMNGDDNKCSGLWEDEEEQVSEFVCQLYDMLFRENASVDVALQKALASHRKLRYTCHLANV